A part of Vigna radiata var. radiata cultivar VC1973A chromosome 11, Vradiata_ver6, whole genome shotgun sequence genomic DNA contains:
- the LOC111240548 gene encoding thaumatin-like protein 1, producing MVSSIKTFSILLSVFIFLFPSGTGLYSRTLTITNKCTYTVWPAVLSGNGSSPLPTTGFTLLPGDSNTLPVPPAWSGRLWGRTLCSIDITGKFSCVTGDCGTSTVECAGGNPVPPVTLVEFDFNGTSQMNLYDISLVEGFNLPVRVGPMGGKCLASNCLADLNAACPMELKVIRDGQTVACKSTCETEACLSSLFFKTACSDAHVYSYDDAFFTCSSFHYTVTFCPTRKSWRKAENEKEASGKNVMKYTGVLAVISVICGFIIFQIRLRLSNRDWEISLSAGTIELTPQIAPTA from the exons ATGGTTTCTTCAATTAAAACCTTTTCCATATTgttatctgtttttatcttCCTATTCCCATCAGGTACAGGATTATATTCAAGGACTTTGACCATTACCAACAAGTGCACCTACACAGTGTGGCCAGCAGTTTTATCCGGCAACGGAAGCTCGCCGCTCCCCACCACCGGCTTCACCCTCCTACCAGGTGACTCCAATACTCTCCCTGTGCCTCCCGCTTGGTCCGGCCGATTGTGGGGTCGGACCCTTTGCTCCATCGACATCACCGGTAAGTTCTCATGTGTCACCGGTGACTGCGGAACGTCAACGGTAGAATGCGCCGGCGGGAACCCCGTCCCACCAGTTACTCTGGTAGAGTTTGATTTTAATGGGACATCCCAGATGAACCTATACGACATCAGCCTTGTGGAAGGTTTCAACCTTCCGGTGAGAGTGGGTCCCATGGGTGGAAAGTGTTTGGCGTCGAATTGCTTGGCGGACTTGAACGCGGCTTGTCCGATGGAGCTTAAGGTGATTAGGGATGGACAGACAGTGGCATGCAAAAGCACGTGTGAAACTGAAGCATGCCTCAGTTCACTGTTTTTTAAAACCGCATGTTCTGATGCTCACGTCTACTCTTACGATGATGCCTTCTTCACTTGTTCATCTTTTCATTATACAGTCACTTTCTGTCCCACTCGCAAAAG TTGGAGGAAGGCAGAGAACGAAAAAGAGGCTTCAGGAAAAAACGTAATGAAATACACAGGCGTGTTAGCTGTTATTAGTGTTATTTGTGGCTTTATAATATTCCAAATAAGATTACGTTTATCAAACAGAGATTGGGAAATCAGTTTGAGCGCAGGAACTATAGAGCTGACACCACAAATAGCGCCCACCGCATAA
- the LOC106776676 gene encoding thaumatin-like protein 1 — translation MVSCATGLFSRTLTITHKCTYTVWPAVLTAAGSSPLSTTGFVLLPGDSNTLPVPPTWSGRLWGQTLCTVDITGKFSCVTGDCGMSTVECASANPALPVTLVEFDLNVTSQMNLYDISLVEGFNLPVRMAPTGGKCLAKGCLADLNAACPMELKVMRDGEAFACKNTCETEGCFRSLFFKTACSDAHDHAFFNCSSPHYTVTFCPNSRRWRKAEKKKETSGKNVVKYTGVLAVISVICSFIIFRIRLRLSNRDWEISLSAGTIELTPQIESNA, via the exons ATGGTTAGTTGTGCTACAGGATTATTTTCAAGGACTTTGACCATCACCCACAAGTGCACCTACACAGTGTGGCCAGCCGTTTTAACCGCCGCCGGAAGCTCGCCCCTCTCCACCACTGGCTTCGTCCTCCTACCAGGTGACTCCAACACTCTCCCTGTGCCTCCCACTTGGTCCGGCCGATTGTGGGGTCAGACCCTTTGCACCGTTGACATCACTGGCAAGTTCTCATGTGTCACCGGTGACTGCGGGATGTCAACGGTAGAATGCGCCAGTGCTAACCCTGCCCTACCAGTTACTCTGGTAGAATTTGATTTGAACGTGACGTCCCAGATGAACTTATACGACATCAGCCTTGTGGAAGGTTTCAACCTTCCGGTGAGAATGGCTCCCACCGGTGGAAAGTGTTTGGCGAAGGGTTGCTTGGCGGACTTGAACGCGGCTTGTCCCATGGAGCTTAAGGTAATGAGGGATGGAGAGGCATTTGCTTGCAAAAACACGTGCGAAACTGAAGGATGCTTCcgttcacttttttttaagacCGCATGTTCTGACGCTCACGATCATGCCTTCTTCAATTGTTCATCTCCTCATTATACAGTCACTTTCTGTCCCAATTCCAGAAG ATGGAGGAAggcagagaagaaaaaagagactTCAGGGAAAAACGTAGTAAAATACACAGGCGTGTTAGCTGTTATTAGCGTTATTTGTAGCTTTATAATATTCAGAATAAGATTACGTTTATCAAACAGAGACTGGGAAATCAGCTTGAGCGCAGGAACTATAGAGCTGACACCACAAATAGAGTCCAACGCATAA